CATTGATAGAATCTGTGTTTCTGAGATTGTATGGGGATTAAAAAGCCTCAATGGTTGGGCTATTTCCGAATCCAATGAGTTTGATAACACAGAGTTGATACCCTTTTGGTCTGATAGGGCATATGCGGCTGCATGCGCTAAAAATGAGTGGTCGGATTATACTCCAGCCGAAATACCACTAGTAGAGTTTCTTGAAAACTGGTGCGTTGGAATTCATATTGACAACGGATTAATAGGTACCAACATGGATTCCAACATGTTCTGCAAGGAAATTGAACCCTTGCAACTAATCCTTGATATCATTTCGAAAATGAATAAATATAAAAAACCGCTGAAGTTGAGCAAGTATGAAAGTTCTGAAGACTTTAAAGAACAGATTCAACAAATCTTAAGCAAATCCTAAGCCTAGGCTATATATGAAGAGAATGATATCTGTTAAATCTTTGCTGCCTGTAACGCTATTAGCGTTAAGCGGCTATTTCGCCCAGGCCCAAACCGTCCACTCCCCTTCCAACAAGCTCACGCTGAACTTCCGCCTGAGCCCGAGCGGGGAGCCGACTTACCAGCTGCTATTCGGCACGAAGCCCGTGCTGAAGCCCAGCAAGCTGGGCATGCTGCTGCAGGGCCAGCCGGGCATGGACCAGGGCTTTACCATTGCCCAAACGGATTCCAGTCAGCACGACGATACCTGGACGCCGGTGTGGGGCGAGGTGAAGCAGATCCGCAACCACTACAAAGAGCTGGCCGTCACGCTGGCGCAGTCGGGCCAAAACGGGCACCGCATGGTGGTGCGCTTCCGCCTCTATGATGACGGCCTGGGCTTCCGCTACGAGTTTCCCGAGCAGCCCGGCCTCACCTACTTCACGGTGCAGCAGGAGAAAACGGAGTTCAACCTCAGCGGCAACCACAAAACCTTCTGGATTCCCGGCGACTACGACTCCAACGAGTACGCCTATAAAACCACCCGTCTGAGCGAGATAGATGCCGCCGCCATTACGCCCATCCAGGAAAAATCTGCGGCGGACCGCGTGCAGACGCCCCTCATGATGAAGGCTGACGACGGGTTGTACCTCAACATTCACGAGGCCGCGCTGGTGAACTACCCGGCCATGATGCTGACCGTAAACCGGCAGACCTTCGGTCTAACAAGCACCCTGGTACCCAGCGTTACGGGTGCTGCCGCCTACCTGCAAACGCCCGAGCACACGCCCTGGCGCACCATTGTGGTGAGCGACAAAGCGCCCGAAGTGCTGGCCAGCAAGCTCATCCTGAACCTGAACGAGCCCACCAAACTCACCGACACGGACTGGATTAAGCCCCAGAAAATGGTAGGCGTGTGGTGGGAAATGCACGTGAACAAATCCAGCTGGAACTACTCCGATACCGGCAACCTCAAGCTGGCCGACACCAACTGGAGCCAGCTGAAGCCCAACGGCCACCACGGCGCCAACACCGCCAACGTGAAGCGCTACATCGATTTTGCTGCCAAACACGGCCTGCAGAGTGTGCTGGTAGAAGGCTGGAACGTGGGCTGGGAAGACTGGGCCGGAAACTGGAAAGAAGAGGTGTTCGACTTCGTGACCCCCTACCCCGATTTCAATGTGGCGGAGCTGCAGCAATATGCCGCCAGCAAGGGCATTAAGCTCATTATGCACCACGAAACCTCCGGCTCCGTGACCAACTATGAGCGTCGCCAGGACGAGGCGTTTCGCTTCATGAAAGCAAATGGCTACGATGCCGTGAAAACCGGCTACGTGGGCCGCATTATCCCGCGCGGAGAGCACCACGATGGCCAGTGGATGGTAAACCACTACAACCGCACCGCCGACCACATGGCCCGCCAGCAGATTATGGTGGACATGCACGAATCGGTGCGGCCTACGGGTATGCACCGCACCTACCCCAACTGGCTGGCTAATGAGGCTGCCCGCGGCAACGAGTTCAACGCCTGGAGCGAGGGCAACCCGCCCGAGCACGAAACCATTCTGCCCTTCACCCGCCTCATGGGCGGCCCCATGGACTACACGCCCGGCATCTTCCAGATTCAGCTGGAAAGCTGGAACCCCGAGCGCAACAAAGGCCGGCAGGTGCACACCACTCTCACCAAGCAGCTGGCCCTGTACGTAACTATGTACAGCCCCCTGCAAATGGCCGCCGACCTGCCCGAAGCCTACGAAAAGCACCTGGATGCTTTCCAGTTCATTAAAGACGTGCCCGTGGATTGGGACGACACCCGCATCCTGGCCGCCGAGCCCGGCGACTACCTCACCATAGCCCGCCAGGCCAAAGGCAAAGACGAGTGGTACCTCGGCGCCATCACCGACGAAAACGCCCGCACCCAAACCGTGAAGTTGGACTTCCTGAAGCCCGGCCAGCGCTACGAAGCCACCATCTACGCCGACGGCAAAGGCGCTTCCTGGGACAAAAACCCCATGGCCTACCAGATTCGGAAGCTGAAGGTGAACAGCAAATCAGCGCTGAAGCTCCAAATGGCCGCGGGTGGCGGCACGGCGGTCAGTATTAAGTCGGTGGAGAAGTAGTACCCCCTGGTAACGCAACGACATGCAGTGCGGCAGTGAAGCCTCTCGCGTACTGATGTTGTGATGGTGACTGTCTTGCTGAGTATATGGCGCCCTGAGCCAGCCAAAGCCTCTCTCGCTCCGCTTGTCATCCTGAGCGTGCGAAGGACCTTATTCCGCTAAAACGAGTCGTTGTTTTGCGAATCGGGCAGACGGGATAAGGTCCTTCGCACGCTCAGGATGACACACATAGTGCGGTAACATCAGCACGCGAGAGGCTTCAACTGCGCTTCTGCATAACCGTTTTACTTACTACCACCTCCTGGCTTCAGTGGGCAATCAGAAAGCCGCCTGCTTAAATGCGGCTACGTAGTCAGCGTCTTTGCTCCCATATTACCCTCACTTTATATGGCCTTTCGCGCATCTTTCGGCAACCCTTTTGACCCTGATGTTATGGAGCTTGGTGAGCTTCCCGCGGATCAGGTTATCGATGCTTTCGATAAAGTACCATGGGCCGATTTTCTGCGGCAGATGGAAGCTCCCAATGGGCGGGAAATCCACTCTTCCCCTTACCTGGATATCGAGCATATCGAAACCCACCACATCGTATCCATTTCAGTTGCCGGCATGCCCGATGAGTACGAGTATTATATTTTTTACATCCGTCCCAAGCGGCGCTCTTACTTTTTTGGGTTGTTTTCTGAAATGGACAAGGCGTACGTGACCGACAAAACGGGCCAAACCCGGCAGGATGCAGTAGCGTGTCTGGAAGCGCTGCTTGCCCGGAACTATGCTTTTCTGGACCAGAAAATCAAATAGAGCTGTCTGTGGAAAAGGGCCATGGGTGCACCCATAAAATCCCCCTGGCCAACTCCATTCAGCTTAACCCCGGCCGTAGGCTTTCGTAAACCAAGGAAGATCATTGCATTTTCCCGATTATGTTTCAAGAGTTTACGGATGTGCTGCACTCCTACTGGATGCAGTTTCTTTATTTATTGCCCCGCCTGCTGATTGCGGCCGTAGTGCTGGCGGCCACCGTGGTGGGGGGCGGACGGCTGCGCTCCTGGCTGGCGGCCAAGTTTGCCACCCGTGCCGACGACCCACTGCTGACTGACTTTCTGACAGAAGTGGGTCGTTGGCTGCTGGTGGGCCTGGGTGCCGTAGTGGCCCTCAATATTCTGGGATTTTCCCGCATTGTAGGCGGCCTGCTGGGGGCAGCCGGCGTATCGGCTTTCATTGTGGGGTTTGCCTTCAAGGATATTGCCGAGAACTTTCTGGCCGGCATCATCCTGGCCTTTAACCGCCCTTTCCGCATCCATGACTCCATTCAGATTAAAGAGTTGTTTGGGAGCGTAACCAAGCTCAACCTGCGCTCCACGGAAATACTCACCTTTGATGGGCGTGACATTACCATTCCCAACTCCATTGTGCTCA
The Hymenobacter sp. DG25B genome window above contains:
- a CDS encoding DUF2750 domain-containing protein, with product MIQDAATVDAKHQKFIDRICVSEIVWGLKSLNGWAISESNEFDNTELIPFWSDRAYAAACAKNEWSDYTPAEIPLVEFLENWCVGIHIDNGLIGTNMDSNMFCKEIEPLQLILDIISKMNKYKKPLKLSKYESSEDFKEQIQQILSKS
- a CDS encoding glycoside hydrolase family 97 protein, with protein sequence MISVKSLLPVTLLALSGYFAQAQTVHSPSNKLTLNFRLSPSGEPTYQLLFGTKPVLKPSKLGMLLQGQPGMDQGFTIAQTDSSQHDDTWTPVWGEVKQIRNHYKELAVTLAQSGQNGHRMVVRFRLYDDGLGFRYEFPEQPGLTYFTVQQEKTEFNLSGNHKTFWIPGDYDSNEYAYKTTRLSEIDAAAITPIQEKSAADRVQTPLMMKADDGLYLNIHEAALVNYPAMMLTVNRQTFGLTSTLVPSVTGAAAYLQTPEHTPWRTIVVSDKAPEVLASKLILNLNEPTKLTDTDWIKPQKMVGVWWEMHVNKSSWNYSDTGNLKLADTNWSQLKPNGHHGANTANVKRYIDFAAKHGLQSVLVEGWNVGWEDWAGNWKEEVFDFVTPYPDFNVAELQQYAASKGIKLIMHHETSGSVTNYERRQDEAFRFMKANGYDAVKTGYVGRIIPRGEHHDGQWMVNHYNRTADHMARQQIMVDMHESVRPTGMHRTYPNWLANEAARGNEFNAWSEGNPPEHETILPFTRLMGGPMDYTPGIFQIQLESWNPERNKGRQVHTTLTKQLALYVTMYSPLQMAADLPEAYEKHLDAFQFIKDVPVDWDDTRILAAEPGDYLTIARQAKGKDEWYLGAITDENARTQTVKLDFLKPGQRYEATIYADGKGASWDKNPMAYQIRKLKVNSKSALKLQMAAGGGTAVSIKSVEK
- a CDS encoding mechanosensitive ion channel family protein, giving the protein MFQEFTDVLHSYWMQFLYLLPRLLIAAVVLAATVVGGGRLRSWLAAKFATRADDPLLTDFLTEVGRWLLVGLGAVVALNILGFSRIVGGLLGAAGVSAFIVGFAFKDIAENFLAGIILAFNRPFRIHDSIQIKELFGSVTKLNLRSTEILTFDGRDITIPNSIVLKEPLINFTRTGFIRQEFIVSIQNDKDADAAIALMLEQVRQEPEASKVAGREPFAVIDEFSGTAVQVKVYFWTDTADYRRGVQELRSRVMNRVKESLQANGPNLQLPPHLLGIPEQANAQ